The following coding sequences lie in one Kamptonema formosum PCC 6407 genomic window:
- a CDS encoding PAS domain-containing protein: MASFAGYPLIVEDRLVGVMAILSYQPLSQGLQETLSSVANVIALGIERKRAEAELNSARGFLNSVVENLPVGVFAKDAESLKFVLWNKAGEAIAGVTSQEAIGKSDYDFLPKDQADAIAAKDREVLASYQSNPSTLPVQDVAESPIQTPHRGLRILHTRKIPIFDKSGNPQYLLGITEDITERKQVDESVRLYGQIVENMQIGLYVYRLEDINDDRTLRAIASNPATTLFTGVEMADILGMTLDEVFPHQRDKGIPQAFASVIREQKAVELEDIDCCEDGTVIRAFSIKAFPLPNHCVGVAFENITSRKRLELELKLALKQSERSQQLLRTVIDTTPDWIFAKDRNFKYILVNQSFADSLNILVEEILGKDDVEIGFTPTEIFGNNDLSIRGFRSDDSTVLSGEIVHNPHDQLTFADGSIHIFDTQKIPLRDVEGNIFAVLGFAHDITGRHLAQEALRQKTSELEAVFQALPDLYFRLNINGIILDYLSGTSSDLYIPPEVFLGQQMTEVLPLKVSRQFEQAILETFTKGTLVTIEYSLRMPQGKQTYEARLLPFGDSQVIILARNITERKQAEAQLRQKNQQLELTLQELRKTQTQLIQSEKMSSLGQLVAGIAHEINNPVSFIYGNISHANEYAQSLLQLCSLYQKYYTNPAPEIIALAEEIDLDFLVSDFPQLMNSMEMGADRIRQIVLSLRNFSRIEESDIKIVDISEGIDSTLLILQHRLKQSASNRNIEVVKEYSALPLVECYPGLLNQVLMNILNNAIDALSDVKANENLEIKNCSEGENLDIPVLPFTCNILPCITIRTMMLESNRIAIVIADNGPGMPESVKCRIFDPFFTTKPVGKGTGLGLSISYQIIVEKHGGMLTCISANGSGSEFVIEIPIRQR, encoded by the coding sequence ATCGCCAGTTTCGCTGGCTACCCGCTGATAGTGGAAGATCGGCTAGTGGGGGTAATGGCAATTTTGAGTTATCAACCGCTGAGTCAAGGACTGCAAGAAACACTGTCATCTGTAGCAAATGTAATTGCCTTGGGAATTGAGCGCAAACGGGCGGAGGCTGAATTAAACTCAGCTAGAGGTTTCCTCAATTCCGTAGTTGAAAATTTGCCAGTAGGGGTTTTTGCCAAAGATGCAGAGTCGCTAAAATTTGTCTTGTGGAACAAAGCAGGGGAAGCGATCGCGGGCGTAACTAGCCAAGAGGCGATCGGCAAAAGCGATTACGATTTTCTTCCCAAAGATCAAGCAGATGCGATCGCAGCTAAAGACAGAGAAGTTTTGGCTAGCTATCAGAGCAATCCCTCAACTTTACCTGTACAAGATGTAGCAGAATCCCCCATCCAAACTCCCCACAGAGGTTTAAGAATACTACACACCCGCAAAATTCCCATCTTCGACAAAAGCGGAAACCCTCAATATCTCTTGGGCATTACCGAAGATATCACCGAACGCAAACAAGTAGACGAAAGCGTGCGCCTGTACGGTCAAATTGTCGAAAATATGCAAATTGGCTTATACGTTTACCGCTTAGAAGACATCAACGACGACCGAACTTTGAGAGCGATCGCCTCCAATCCTGCTACTACCTTATTTACCGGAGTAGAGATGGCAGACATTCTCGGAATGACCCTCGATGAAGTTTTCCCCCATCAGCGAGATAAAGGAATTCCTCAAGCATTTGCCTCAGTAATTCGCGAACAAAAAGCTGTAGAACTTGAAGATATTGACTGCTGCGAAGATGGGACTGTAATTCGCGCCTTTTCTATCAAAGCCTTTCCCTTACCCAACCACTGCGTCGGCGTTGCCTTTGAAAATATCACCTCTCGCAAAAGATTAGAATTAGAGCTAAAACTCGCCTTAAAACAAAGCGAACGTTCCCAACAACTACTCCGTACAGTCATCGACACCACACCCGACTGGATTTTTGCCAAAGACCGCAATTTTAAATATATATTAGTTAACCAAAGCTTTGCAGATTCTCTTAATATTCTTGTCGAAGAGATTCTGGGTAAAGATGATGTAGAAATCGGCTTTACTCCCACAGAAATATTTGGCAATAATGACCTCAGCATTCGAGGTTTTCGCAGCGATGACTCTACTGTACTCTCTGGGGAAATAGTTCATAATCCCCACGACCAATTAACTTTTGCCGACGGTTCCATCCACATTTTTGACACTCAAAAAATTCCCTTACGCGACGTGGAAGGCAATATATTTGCAGTGTTAGGTTTCGCTCATGACATTACTGGAAGGCATTTAGCTCAAGAAGCATTACGACAAAAAACTTCTGAACTAGAAGCCGTATTTCAAGCCTTACCCGATTTGTATTTCCGACTTAATATCAACGGCATAATTTTAGATTATCTATCAGGAACTTCATCAGATTTATATATTCCTCCCGAAGTGTTTTTAGGTCAACAAATGACAGAAGTTTTGCCCTTGAAAGTTAGCCGCCAATTTGAGCAGGCAATTCTGGAAACTTTTACCAAGGGAACTTTAGTTACTATTGAATATTCCTTACGAATGCCGCAGGGGAAACAAACTTATGAAGCGCGGTTATTACCCTTCGGTGATAGCCAAGTTATTATTCTTGCCCGCAACATTACCGAGCGCAAGCAGGCAGAAGCCCAGTTGAGACAAAAAAATCAGCAATTAGAGCTGACTTTGCAGGAATTGAGGAAAACTCAAACTCAATTAATTCAATCAGAAAAGATGTCCAGTTTAGGGCAGTTAGTAGCTGGAATTGCTCACGAAATTAACAACCCAGTAAGTTTTATTTATGGTAATATTTCTCATGCCAACGAATATGCTCAAAGCTTACTGCAACTGTGCAGTTTATATCAAAAATACTATACAAATCCTGCCCCCGAAATCATAGCATTAGCCGAAGAAATCGATCTCGATTTTTTGGTGTCAGATTTTCCACAACTGATGAATTCGATGGAAATGGGAGCAGATCGCATCCGCCAGATAGTTTTGTCTTTGCGTAATTTTTCTAGGATAGAAGAATCTGATATTAAAATTGTTGATATTAGTGAAGGCATTGACAGTACCCTGCTAATTTTGCAGCACAGATTAAAACAATCTGCTAGCAATCGGAATATTGAAGTTGTTAAAGAATACAGTGCTTTGCCTTTAGTTGAGTGCTACCCTGGCCTCTTAAATCAAGTATTGATGAATATACTTAATAATGCTATTGATGCTTTGTCCGATGTGAAAGCTAACGAAAACTTAGAAATAAAAAATTGCTCAGAAGGAGAAAACTTAGATATTCCTGTTTTACCTTTTACTTGTAACATTTTACCTTGCATTACGATTCGGACTATGATGTTAGAAAGCAATAGAATCGCTATTGTAATTGCCGACAATGGCCCAGGAATGCCAGAATCAGTGAAGTGTCGTATATTTGACCCTTTCTTTACTACTAAACCAGTAGGAAAAGGCACGGGTTTGGGATTATCTATTAGCTATCAAATTATTGTAGAAAAGCATGGCGGTATGCTAACCTGTATTTCAGCAAATGGATCGGGGTCAGAATTTGTGATTGAAATTCCTATTCGGCAGAGGTAA
- a CDS encoding PAS domain-containing protein — MKEAMNWFETFLATSADAFIEYNQERKYVLINPVAAFAWLGLEPAEILGKNNLELIKLYPNNPGLKYIISQIDPCLEQVLLTGEKRIAIHEAIASDGNMKVYETAYTLVEDGSGNARVFSVGRDITPHYRWQQQTTEQLRRSTDLLWLNAANSPLAMIGWDEQFRIIQWSKRAEEIFGWSAEEVMGKPPSDFPLIYPEDAEVVNGLIAQLLAGNSNTSINRNYTKSGQTIWCHWFNSIIRSRDSFTILSLVEDISDRKRLEEAAAERSRLTALTADVGIALTRHPEEILGPCCSAAVHHLDAASTIIWTFNAQENVLELQAAAGLSPTPNGPDSRIAFGCGKIGLIAQQQQSVFDNSFAIADFESGYWGLGRGEGERGSGGDGGDGGDGGDGG, encoded by the coding sequence ATGAAGGAAGCAATGAACTGGTTTGAAACATTTTTAGCTACTTCTGCGGATGCCTTCATAGAGTACAATCAAGAGCGGAAGTATGTATTAATTAATCCTGTTGCTGCTTTCGCTTGGCTGGGATTAGAACCTGCTGAAATTCTCGGTAAAAATAATCTCGAATTAATAAAATTATACCCTAATAATCCAGGGCTAAAATATATAATCTCACAGATAGATCCCTGCCTGGAACAAGTATTACTCACCGGTGAAAAGAGAATCGCAATTCACGAAGCGATCGCCAGCGATGGCAATATGAAAGTTTACGAAACAGCTTATACGCTGGTAGAGGACGGTAGCGGGAATGCACGAGTTTTTAGCGTCGGCAGAGATATAACTCCCCATTACCGCTGGCAACAGCAGACAACTGAACAGCTACGCAGATCCACTGATTTATTATGGTTAAATGCCGCCAATAGTCCGCTGGCAATGATTGGATGGGACGAACAATTTCGGATTATCCAGTGGTCAAAACGAGCCGAGGAAATATTTGGCTGGAGTGCCGAAGAAGTGATGGGTAAACCACCGAGCGATTTTCCCTTAATTTACCCAGAGGATGCGGAAGTTGTTAATGGTTTGATCGCTCAACTTTTAGCTGGTAATAGCAATACTTCAATTAATCGCAATTATACCAAAAGCGGACAAACAATTTGGTGTCACTGGTTTAATTCGATTATTCGCAGCCGCGACAGTTTCACAATCCTATCTTTGGTGGAAGATATCAGCGATCGCAAACGCCTAGAAGAGGCCGCCGCAGAGCGATCGCGCTTAACAGCATTGACGGCTGATGTGGGTATCGCCCTCACTCGCCATCCCGAAGAAATCCTCGGCCCTTGTTGCTCAGCAGCAGTACATCATCTGGACGCAGCCTCAACTATAATTTGGACTTTCAACGCTCAAGAAAACGTCTTAGAACTTCAAGCTGCTGCTGGATTGAGCCCCACCCCAAATGGCCCCGACAGTCGCATCGCCTTTGGTTGCGGCAAAATCGGTCTAATTGCACAGCAGCAACAGTCCGTATTTGACAACAGTTTTGCGATCGCAGACTTTGAATCAGGTTACTGGGGACTGGGGAGAGGAGAGGGGGAGCGGGGGAGCGGGGGAGATGGGGGAGATGGGGGAGATGGGGGAGATGGGGG
- the groL gene encoding chaperonin GroEL (60 kDa chaperone family; promotes refolding of misfolded polypeptides especially under stressful conditions; forms two stacked rings of heptamers to form a barrel-shaped 14mer; ends can be capped by GroES; misfolded proteins enter the barrel where they are refolded when GroES binds), whose product MVKIVAFSDQSRKALERGVNALADAVRITLGPKGRNVLLEKKYGAPHIVNDGITVAREIELEDPLENTGARLIQEVASKTKDIAGDGTTTATVLAQALIREGLKNVAAGANPVALRRGIDRSIAHLVAEIEKIAKPVEGAAIAQVATISAGNDEEVGAMISEAMDRVTKDGVITVEESKSLSTELEVVEGMQLDRGYLSPYFVTNGDRMEVEYENVRILITDKKINVIQELIPVLEKIARTGQPLLIIAEDIEGEALATLVVNKARGVLNVAAIKAPGFGDRRKAMLQDIAVLTGGQLISEEVGLSLDTVALEMLGTARKITIDKESTTIVAGETSQGDVEKRIVQLRKQLADTDGEYDKEKLQERIAKLAGGVAVIKVGAATETELKDRTLRIEDALNATKAAVEEGIVPGGGTTLIHLATKIKDIRDSLYDEEKIGADILARALEAPLRQIADNAGVEGTVVVEHVRDLDFNFGYNALTGEYVDMIAAGIIDPAKVVRSALQNAGSIAGMVLTTEALVVEKPEPKKAGGGGDMGDMGGMGGMGGMGGMGGMGGMGGMGMM is encoded by the coding sequence ATGGTCAAAATAGTAGCATTTAGCGATCAATCCCGAAAGGCACTAGAGCGCGGCGTTAACGCCCTCGCCGATGCCGTCCGCATCACACTAGGGCCTAAAGGCCGCAACGTCCTACTTGAAAAGAAGTACGGCGCACCCCACATTGTTAACGATGGTATCACCGTTGCTAGAGAAATCGAACTCGAAGATCCCTTAGAAAATACGGGAGCTCGCCTGATTCAAGAAGTAGCCTCAAAAACTAAAGATATCGCAGGCGACGGCACTACCACAGCCACAGTCCTCGCCCAAGCATTAATTCGCGAAGGTTTGAAAAACGTAGCCGCAGGTGCAAATCCCGTAGCTTTACGTCGCGGTATTGACAGAAGTATCGCTCATTTGGTAGCAGAAATTGAGAAAATCGCCAAGCCAGTAGAAGGGGCTGCGATCGCCCAAGTCGCTACCATCTCCGCCGGCAATGATGAAGAAGTTGGCGCGATGATTTCCGAAGCAATGGATCGCGTTACCAAAGATGGCGTAATCACTGTAGAAGAATCCAAATCTCTGTCTACAGAACTAGAAGTAGTCGAAGGGATGCAGTTAGATCGGGGTTATCTTTCCCCCTACTTCGTCACCAATGGCGATCGCATGGAAGTTGAATATGAAAACGTCCGCATCCTGATTACGGACAAAAAAATTAACGTCATTCAGGAATTAATACCAGTTCTCGAAAAAATTGCTCGTACAGGTCAACCCTTACTAATTATCGCCGAAGATATTGAAGGCGAAGCCCTAGCAACGCTGGTAGTTAATAAAGCGCGAGGCGTACTCAACGTCGCCGCTATTAAAGCACCTGGATTTGGCGATCGCCGCAAAGCTATGCTTCAAGATATCGCCGTCCTCACAGGCGGCCAACTGATCTCCGAAGAAGTCGGACTCAGCCTAGATACAGTCGCCTTGGAAATGTTGGGCACAGCCCGTAAAATCACCATCGATAAAGAAAGCACCACCATTGTCGCCGGCGAAACCAGCCAAGGAGATGTCGAAAAACGCATCGTCCAACTTCGCAAGCAACTTGCAGATACCGATGGAGAATACGACAAAGAAAAACTCCAAGAAAGAATTGCCAAATTAGCTGGCGGAGTCGCCGTTATTAAAGTCGGCGCAGCCACCGAAACTGAACTTAAAGATCGTACCCTGCGGATTGAAGATGCTCTCAACGCTACCAAAGCCGCCGTAGAAGAAGGCATCGTTCCCGGTGGCGGTACAACTTTAATTCACTTAGCCACCAAAATCAAAGATATCAGAGACAGCCTCTATGATGAAGAAAAAATCGGTGCAGACATCCTAGCGAGAGCCTTAGAAGCACCTTTGCGCCAAATAGCTGACAATGCAGGCGTTGAAGGCACTGTCGTCGTCGAGCACGTCCGCGATCTCGACTTTAACTTCGGCTACAATGCGCTCACCGGCGAATATGTAGACATGATCGCTGCTGGTATTATTGACCCCGCCAAAGTAGTGCGATCGGCTTTGCAAAATGCTGGTTCCATTGCTGGGATGGTTTTGACTACCGAAGCCCTAGTTGTCGAAAAGCCTGAACCCAAGAAAGCCGGCGGTGGCGGCGACATGGGCGATATGGGCGGCATGGGCGGTATGGGCGGTATGGGCGGTATGGGCGGTATGGGCGGCATGGGCGGCATGGGTATGATGTAG